Proteins from a single region of Dyadobacter fanqingshengii:
- the radA gene encoding DNA repair protein RadA translates to MAKAKTAYFCQECGYNSPKWVGRCPSCGEWNTFVQEVIEKEDKKTAVAWKGVNLASRPRAIAQIEYQNEPRITTFDGELNRVLGGGIVQGSLVLIGGEPGIGKSTLMLQIALTLSNKKVLYVSGEESDQQIKMRAERMDSKSDNCFILTETHTQNIFRQIEDFQPEILIIDSIQTMQSTYIESGAGSVSQVRECTAEFMKYAKEMGVPVFLIGHITKDGSLAGPKVLEHMVDTVLQFEGDRHNTYRILRTVKNRFGSTSELGIYEMHGSGLRQVSNPSEILISQRDEPVSGIAIGSMMEGNRPLLIEIQSLVSVANYGTPQRSSTGFDGKRLQMLLAVLEKRGGFRLGVQDVFLNVAGGLKVEDPAIDLAVIASIVSSYEDKFIPPSVCFAAEVGLGGEVRAVNRIENRIFEAEKLGFKKVYISKYNSRGLDLKKFRIEVISVASLDELFMSLFLNT, encoded by the coding sequence ATGGCCAAAGCCAAGACAGCCTATTTTTGTCAGGAATGTGGGTATAATTCACCCAAATGGGTGGGTCGGTGCCCCTCGTGCGGAGAATGGAATACTTTTGTTCAGGAAGTTATTGAAAAAGAAGATAAAAAGACGGCGGTTGCCTGGAAAGGCGTTAATCTGGCCAGCAGGCCGCGAGCAATTGCCCAAATAGAATATCAGAATGAGCCCAGGATCACCACATTCGATGGAGAGCTCAATCGGGTGCTGGGAGGCGGAATTGTGCAGGGTTCGCTGGTTTTAATCGGTGGAGAGCCAGGCATCGGGAAGTCTACATTGATGCTGCAAATTGCGCTTACGCTCTCCAATAAAAAAGTTCTTTACGTTTCGGGAGAAGAATCCGATCAGCAGATTAAGATGCGGGCGGAACGGATGGATTCCAAGAGCGACAACTGCTTTATCCTTACCGAAACGCATACCCAAAATATCTTCCGGCAAATTGAAGACTTCCAACCCGAAATCCTGATTATTGATTCGATCCAAACCATGCAATCGACTTACATTGAGTCGGGTGCAGGCAGCGTGTCGCAGGTGAGGGAATGTACGGCTGAATTCATGAAATATGCCAAGGAAATGGGCGTTCCCGTTTTTCTGATCGGGCACATTACCAAAGACGGTTCGCTGGCAGGTCCGAAAGTGCTGGAACATATGGTGGACACGGTTTTGCAATTTGAGGGAGACCGTCATAACACCTATCGCATTCTCAGGACCGTAAAAAACCGCTTTGGAAGCACATCAGAACTGGGTATTTACGAAATGCATGGTTCCGGTTTGCGGCAAGTTAGTAACCCGTCCGAAATCCTCATTTCCCAACGTGACGAACCTGTAAGCGGCATTGCCATAGGCTCCATGATGGAAGGAAACAGGCCGTTGTTGATTGAAATACAATCGCTTGTGAGTGTTGCCAATTATGGGACACCGCAGCGCAGTAGCACCGGTTTTGATGGAAAGCGACTTCAAATGTTGCTGGCCGTTCTGGAAAAGCGAGGCGGATTTCGATTAGGTGTTCAGGATGTATTTTTGAATGTGGCCGGTGGATTAAAAGTGGAAGATCCTGCCATTGACCTGGCCGTCATTGCCTCCATTGTTTCGTCTTATGAAGACAAATTTATCCCGCCATCGGTCTGTTTTGCCGCGGAAGTGGGGCTTGGGGGCGAAGTAAGAGCTGTGAACAGGATAGAAAACAGGATTTTTGAGGCGGAAAAGTTGGGTTTCAAAAAAGTTTACATTTCGAAATATAACAGCAGAGGCTTGGATTTGAAGAAATTCAGAATTGAGGTCATCTCTGTTGCAAGCCTGGATGAGCTCTTTATGTCCCTATTTCTTAACACATAA
- a CDS encoding DUF58 domain-containing protein → MNSRQLDLAKVREFGNLEFLAKQLVEGFITGLHKSPFHGFSVEFAEHQLYNTGESTRNIDWKVYAKTDRLYVKRYEEETNLRCHLLLDTSSSMYYPEEGFGKMTFSVMAAASLTYLLQRQKDAVSLCTFSENIEIQTAVKSTPSHVHKIILELDNVLQSTRPLLKTSVASVLHQIAEKIHKRSLVVIFSDMFDNLEEADKIFSALQHLRHNLHEVLLFHVTDRNTEELFAFENRPYEFIDLESGERIKVQPDQVRDSYKEFVGDFYQKLKLKCGQYKIDFIEADIAKGFDPILMAYLVKHSKMR, encoded by the coding sequence ATGAACAGCCGACAACTTGATCTAGCAAAAGTAAGGGAGTTCGGCAATCTGGAATTTCTGGCAAAGCAATTGGTTGAAGGTTTTATCACTGGCCTGCACAAATCCCCATTTCACGGGTTTTCAGTTGAATTTGCTGAACATCAGCTTTATAATACAGGAGAATCTACGCGTAACATTGATTGGAAGGTCTATGCCAAAACAGACCGGCTTTATGTAAAGCGCTACGAAGAAGAGACTAATCTCCGTTGTCATTTATTGCTGGACACTTCCTCGTCCATGTATTATCCGGAGGAAGGTTTTGGTAAAATGACTTTTAGCGTCATGGCAGCTGCAAGCCTTACCTATCTCCTGCAAAGGCAAAAAGACGCAGTTAGTCTTTGCACATTTTCAGAAAACATTGAAATTCAGACGGCTGTAAAGTCCACGCCTTCGCATGTGCATAAGATTATCCTGGAATTGGACAATGTGCTGCAAAGCACCCGGCCGCTACTCAAAACTTCCGTCGCCAGCGTCCTGCACCAAATAGCTGAAAAGATACATAAGCGCTCACTTGTTGTGATTTTCAGCGATATGTTCGATAATCTGGAAGAAGCCGACAAGATTTTTTCCGCATTACAGCATTTGCGTCACAACCTGCATGAAGTGCTTCTTTTCCATGTTACCGACCGCAACACCGAAGAATTGTTCGCGTTTGAAAATCGGCCCTACGAATTTATTGATCTGGAATCGGGTGAAAGGATCAAAGTCCAGCCCGATCAGGTGAGAGATTCTTACAAGGAATTTGTCGGCGATTTTTATCAAAAACTTAAACTGAAATGTGGCCAGTACAAGATCGATTTTATTGAAGCTGATATTGCAAAAGGCTTCGATCCCATCCTCATGGCCTATTTAGTAAAACACTCGAAAATGAGGTAA
- a CDS encoding septal ring lytic transglycosylase RlpA family protein produces the protein MTYNRILILVLLAFASAPATFAQVKLGKTETGHASYYASRFNGKKTSFGEVHKSTELSAAHRSFPLNTMLEVTNLDNDEKVIVRVNDRGPYAKNRLVDLSNEAARLLGIIAKGVANVSIRVVGMEGMVLLDPNEQIDAKSGKVVAMRDDR, from the coding sequence ATGACTTATAATCGTATTCTGATTCTCGTCCTGTTAGCATTCGCTTCCGCACCGGCAACTTTCGCACAAGTTAAGCTGGGCAAAACTGAAACCGGTCACGCATCTTATTATGCAAGCCGGTTCAACGGCAAGAAAACCTCCTTCGGAGAAGTGCATAAAAGCACAGAATTGTCAGCAGCTCACCGAAGCTTCCCGCTTAACACGATGCTCGAAGTAACGAATCTGGATAACGATGAAAAAGTGATAGTTAGAGTGAACGATCGCGGTCCCTATGCGAAAAACAGGCTGGTCGATCTGAGCAATGAGGCCGCCAGATTACTTGGGATCATTGCAAAAGGCGTTGCGAATGTTTCGATCCGCGTAGTAGGAATGGAAGGAATGGTCCTCCTCGACCCCAATGAACAAATTGACGCCAAATCCGGAAAAGTAGTTGCTATGCGCGACGATAGATAA
- a CDS encoding Uma2 family endonuclease gives MIAQTIKMYSEKEYLELERKAEYKSEYYRGEIFAMAGAGSNHNRITENLSVEIGGYLKDKSCQSFSSDMRLHIPENGLYAYPDFLVACGRLEFTDQDKEILVNPTIIIEVLSRTTSAYDRGDKFHLYRSIPTLLEYILIDSQSINVEIFRKNDNGSWILESETENIDDHITISACNFQLKLRDIYARTSGLIKPKAI, from the coding sequence ATGATCGCACAAACTATCAAAATGTATTCAGAAAAAGAATATCTCGAACTGGAGCGGAAGGCAGAGTATAAAAGCGAATACTATCGCGGAGAGATATTCGCCATGGCAGGAGCCGGTTCAAATCACAACCGAATTACGGAAAACCTGTCCGTTGAGATTGGCGGCTATTTAAAAGATAAATCCTGCCAGAGTTTCTCAAGCGACATGCGGCTGCATATCCCTGAGAATGGGCTTTACGCCTATCCTGATTTCCTTGTTGCGTGTGGAAGGCTTGAGTTTACAGATCAGGACAAAGAAATATTGGTTAATCCCACCATTATTATCGAAGTGCTATCTAGGACAACCAGCGCTTATGATAGAGGTGACAAATTCCACCTTTACAGATCTATTCCGACATTATTGGAATACATTCTAATTGACTCTCAGTCGATTAATGTTGAGATTTTTCGGAAAAATGACAATGGAAGTTGGATATTAGAATCAGAAACTGAGAATATTGATGACCATATTACAATATCTGCCTGCAATTTTCAATTGAAGTTACGCGATATTTATGCACGGACCAGTGGCTTAATCAAGCCGAAGGCAATATAA
- a CDS encoding LytR/AlgR family response regulator transcription factor, with protein MKNFSSFTHPNLSGKSINGSASSISVQSMGRTIYLAPEVITFLEGEGNYTFIYTNTGKKYLVSKTLKSLAGQLNPNFMRVHKSYLVNSDYVVERLEDDRMLKLSCGKEVVVSRRKIKEITGMLDHTNLRISA; from the coding sequence ATGAAAAACTTTTCAAGCTTTACACACCCCAACCTGTCAGGAAAATCAATCAATGGCAGCGCTTCTTCGATCTCCGTGCAATCTATGGGACGGACCATATATTTGGCTCCTGAGGTAATTACTTTTCTTGAGGGAGAAGGCAATTACACATTCATATATACGAACACTGGCAAAAAGTATCTGGTTTCCAAAACCTTGAAATCTTTGGCCGGTCAGTTAAATCCAAATTTCATGCGTGTTCACAAATCCTATCTTGTTAATTCGGATTACGTTGTGGAACGCCTTGAAGATGACCGCATGCTGAAATTGTCTTGTGGCAAAGAAGTGGTGGTCTCACGCAGGAAAATCAAAGAAATCACCGGAATGCTTGATCATACCAATCTGCGCATTTCCGCATAA
- a CDS encoding porin family protein produces MNILTKVACICLLCLMAITSAQAQKKGFAFGIKGGVNLSRLTMGDVFTTRYDATGNPYLGYDGKEVKDNLKQSFDTRTGAVGGIYARFGRTLFIQPEVLVSTKGGSFEIIKNHLETPVRETVNVKYSNIDVPLLIGFKGGPLRILAGPVTSFRIGDNQRLRDAFEHYTSDLNNAMSEATFGYQIGAGLDIGSFSLDVRREGSFTNLASFQVNGQTVGSGNETVKQKIKSWQVTLGLKIF; encoded by the coding sequence ATGAACATCCTGACAAAAGTTGCTTGTATTTGTTTGTTATGCCTGATGGCCATAACATCGGCGCAAGCACAGAAAAAAGGTTTTGCGTTCGGTATTAAGGGTGGCGTGAACTTATCACGCCTGACAATGGGAGATGTTTTTACGACGAGATACGATGCAACGGGAAACCCATACTTGGGATACGATGGTAAAGAAGTGAAAGACAATTTGAAACAAAGCTTTGATACAAGAACAGGGGCAGTTGGCGGGATATATGCAAGATTCGGCCGCACATTGTTTATTCAGCCGGAAGTTTTGGTTTCTACCAAAGGGGGATCATTTGAAATAATCAAGAATCACCTTGAAACTCCCGTAAGAGAAACGGTAAACGTAAAATACAGCAACATTGACGTGCCTTTGCTAATTGGTTTTAAAGGAGGTCCATTACGGATTCTGGCCGGACCAGTTACTTCTTTCAGAATCGGTGATAACCAGCGGCTGAGAGACGCTTTCGAACATTATACTTCGGATCTTAATAATGCAATGTCTGAGGCGACATTCGGATATCAGATCGGAGCTGGTCTGGATATCGGCAGTTTTAGCCTTGATGTGAGAAGGGAAGGCTCCTTTACCAATCTTGCTTCGTTCCAGGTGAATGGACAAACGGTTGGAAGCGGAAATGAAACTGTGAAACAAAAGATAAAATCCTGGCAGGTAACACTAGGCTTGAAGATATTTTAA
- a CDS encoding ABC-F family ATP-binding cassette domain-containing protein codes for MIAITNLSYFLGDRALYDSASLHIKPKQKIGLIGLNGTGKSTLLRMINGEFQPDGGNISKAGDCTIGFLNQDLLSYQSDDSILSVAMQAFERQNILQVQMDKILYDMEHNYTDALVDKLARVQDEFEALDGYTIQSKAEAILEGLGFVTDDLHRPLRLFSGGWRMRVMLAKLLLQKPSLLMLDEPTNHLDLPSIQWVEKYVQSYEGAVIVVSHDRQFLDNTIDTTVEVANGKLNYYAGNYSYYMEEKEERNEIQRGAYENQQAKIRQTERFIERFKAKATKSRQVQSRVKALDKMDVVDQVIDENAKVHFRFQFTTQPGRHVFQLEDASKAYGEKVILDSTNISMERGDKIALIGANGRGKSTVLRVVAGTEPIEGKRRLGHNVSFTFYAQHQLESLNVNHNLIEELKYANSNKTETELRTVLGCFLFTGDDVFKKIKVLSGGEKSRVALAKVLLSQANFLLLDEPTNHLDMQSVNILIQALQQYEGSYIVVSHDRYFVENIANKIWYIEDHEIKQYPGTYQEYEVWVEERGLQSAVSDKATVSSAPPQKASQQPPSNGNAQKNNGKSVSNEDSQKIKKAQKQIEELEATINNLEIKKTETEVKLADPKIYNDSKALADLNRFYADIKQKLDDSTETWENLMLEVDVLAGK; via the coding sequence ATGATCGCGATTACGAACCTCAGTTACTTTCTTGGCGACCGGGCACTTTACGACAGTGCTTCGCTGCATATTAAGCCAAAACAAAAGATCGGCCTTATCGGTCTGAACGGCACAGGAAAGTCTACCCTCCTTAGAATGATAAACGGAGAATTCCAGCCTGACGGCGGAAATATCTCCAAAGCGGGAGACTGCACCATCGGTTTCCTGAACCAGGATTTACTCTCTTACCAAAGTGATGATTCCATTTTGTCGGTTGCTATGCAGGCTTTTGAACGGCAAAATATCTTGCAGGTTCAAATGGACAAGATCCTGTATGATATGGAACATAACTATACAGACGCACTTGTTGACAAGCTGGCGAGGGTTCAGGACGAATTTGAAGCACTGGACGGTTATACCATTCAATCTAAGGCAGAAGCCATTCTCGAAGGTTTGGGTTTTGTAACAGATGATTTACACAGACCGTTAAGATTATTTTCCGGAGGTTGGAGAATGCGGGTAATGTTAGCAAAGTTGCTTTTGCAAAAGCCGTCGTTACTCATGCTCGATGAGCCTACCAACCACTTAGACTTACCGTCCATTCAGTGGGTTGAGAAATATGTGCAGAGTTATGAAGGCGCCGTGATCGTGGTTTCTCACGACAGGCAATTTTTGGATAACACCATTGATACAACCGTTGAAGTTGCCAATGGAAAGCTGAATTACTATGCTGGAAATTACTCCTACTACATGGAGGAAAAAGAGGAACGCAATGAAATTCAGCGCGGTGCTTATGAAAACCAGCAGGCGAAAATTCGCCAAACTGAGCGTTTCATTGAGCGTTTTAAGGCCAAGGCAACCAAATCCCGCCAGGTTCAAAGCCGGGTAAAGGCATTGGACAAAATGGATGTTGTGGATCAGGTTATTGATGAAAATGCAAAAGTCCACTTCCGCTTTCAATTTACGACGCAGCCAGGAAGGCACGTCTTCCAATTGGAGGATGCGTCCAAAGCTTATGGCGAAAAGGTCATTCTCGACAGCACCAACATCAGCATGGAGCGCGGCGACAAAATCGCGTTAATCGGTGCAAACGGACGCGGAAAATCAACAGTGCTTCGCGTTGTGGCTGGAACGGAGCCTATTGAAGGAAAAAGAAGGTTGGGTCACAATGTTTCTTTCACATTCTACGCACAGCATCAGCTGGAATCGCTGAATGTGAACCATAACCTGATTGAAGAGCTTAAATATGCGAATTCCAACAAAACCGAAACAGAGTTAAGGACCGTTTTGGGATGCTTTCTATTCACCGGGGATGACGTTTTCAAGAAGATCAAAGTCCTTTCCGGAGGAGAAAAATCGCGGGTTGCGCTTGCCAAAGTTCTGCTTTCACAAGCCAACTTCCTGCTGCTCGATGAGCCTACCAACCACTTGGACATGCAGTCGGTGAACATTCTAATCCAGGCTTTACAGCAATACGAAGGTAGTTACATTGTTGTTTCCCACGATAGATATTTTGTTGAAAACATTGCTAATAAGATCTGGTATATTGAAGATCACGAGATCAAGCAATATCCGGGAACATATCAGGAATATGAAGTGTGGGTTGAAGAGCGTGGTTTGCAATCTGCGGTGAGCGATAAAGCAACTGTCAGCAGCGCACCGCCGCAAAAAGCTTCTCAGCAACCTCCTTCCAATGGCAATGCACAGAAAAACAATGGAAAATCAGTCTCAAACGAAGATTCTCAAAAAATAAAGAAAGCGCAGAAACAGATTGAGGAATTGGAAGCGACTATTAATAACCTGGAAATAAAGAAAACAGAAACAGAAGTGAAGCTCGCGGATCCCAAGATTTACAATGATTCAAAAGCACTCGCTGATTTGAACCGTTTTTATGCTGACATTAAACAGAAGCTGGACGATAGCACGGAGACTTGGGAGAATCTGATGCTGGAAGTGGATGTGCTGGCTGGGAAGTAA
- a CDS encoding type IX secretion system plug protein, translating to MRPISLFLWLMLMYGNATAQSQNIRLEDYIYNDKIKTVLLYPALEDPESPTRLLTPAVKPLTSPAPLVLEFDDLTGQFEGYRAKIIHCNADWTKSNLNDIEFTFEFNEYPINDYQQSFSTKVPYFHYKLELPKLKISGNYVIYVYSDRDRKPVLSRRFMLYESRVSIDAKARFSQGIQQQFSDQQIDFSVNYKGYPLNAPQTDLKVVLRKNFRFDEIRANFKPTNVRPFDQILEYTFFDLENTFPGGNEFRYFDSRSLTGRGYGVNEIERSDEFTRLMLFPDKSRNNNAYIQIDDFNGQYIVDQRESGRGSIEADYTPVLFSLRTEQDPDAAFYVNGAFNLWQLTNTNKMTYNVATNAYEVEMMVKQGVINYNYAMLRNGEKKADEGFIEGNYGATENDYDILIYHRPQAGRADLLIGYRTVEWNRRR from the coding sequence ATGAGGCCAATTTCGCTTTTTTTGTGGTTAATGTTGATGTACGGGAATGCCACTGCGCAATCGCAGAACATCCGGCTGGAAGATTACATATATAATGATAAGATAAAGACCGTTTTACTTTATCCCGCACTCGAAGATCCTGAGAGCCCCACGCGCCTGCTCACACCTGCCGTAAAACCCCTGACAAGCCCTGCCCCGCTGGTTCTGGAGTTTGATGACCTTACTGGTCAGTTTGAAGGTTATCGTGCGAAAATCATCCATTGTAACGCCGATTGGACCAAATCCAACCTGAACGACATTGAATTTACATTCGAGTTCAATGAATATCCGATCAATGATTATCAGCAATCATTCAGCACCAAGGTTCCTTATTTCCATTATAAGCTGGAATTGCCGAAGCTCAAAATTTCAGGCAACTACGTGATTTATGTTTATTCTGATCGCGATAGGAAACCTGTTCTGAGCAGGAGATTCATGCTTTACGAGTCACGGGTGAGCATTGACGCGAAAGCACGCTTTTCGCAAGGAATTCAGCAGCAGTTTTCCGACCAGCAGATCGATTTCTCGGTTAATTATAAAGGTTATCCGCTGAATGCGCCGCAAACAGATTTGAAAGTCGTGCTCAGAAAAAACTTTCGGTTTGACGAGATCAGGGCGAACTTCAAACCGACGAATGTCAGGCCGTTTGATCAGATTTTGGAATACACATTCTTTGACCTGGAAAACACATTCCCCGGCGGAAATGAATTTCGTTACTTCGATAGCAGAAGCCTGACCGGCAGAGGTTATGGCGTGAATGAGATCGAGCGCTCCGATGAATTTACACGGCTTATGCTTTTTCCCGACAAATCCCGTAATAATAATGCCTACATACAGATCGATGACTTTAATGGTCAATACATTGTAGATCAGCGGGAATCTGGTCGCGGGAGCATCGAAGCGGATTATACGCCCGTGCTGTTCTCATTACGAACAGAACAGGATCCGGATGCGGCATTTTACGTTAACGGCGCCTTCAACCTCTGGCAACTGACGAATACCAACAAAATGACCTACAATGTCGCTACCAATGCCTACGAAGTGGAAATGATGGTAAAACAGGGTGTTATTAACTACAACTATGCGATGTTGAGAAACGGCGAAAAGAAAGCGGATGAAGGATTTATTGAAGGCAATTATGGCGCGACAGAAAATGATTATGACATCCTCATCTATCATCGCCCACAGGCGGGAAGGGCTGATCTGCTGATTGGTTATCGCACCGTTGAATGGAACCGCAGACGATAA
- a CDS encoding DUF3276 family protein, protein MKTYLKLNIVEDREQIYSKRVRAGKRTYFFDVRSTRSNDYYLTITESRRHPQGDGFTYEKHKMFLYKEDFDKFVDALKDAVDHVKTELMPEVDFSQFEAKADEVDVVGESDLKWD, encoded by the coding sequence TTGAAAACCTATTTAAAACTTAACATAGTGGAAGACAGAGAGCAAATCTACTCCAAAAGGGTCAGGGCAGGAAAAAGGACTTACTTCTTCGATGTTCGCTCGACGCGATCCAACGATTATTATCTTACCATCACAGAAAGCCGTCGTCATCCACAGGGAGACGGGTTCACGTATGAAAAGCACAAGATGTTTTTATACAAAGAGGATTTTGATAAGTTCGTTGATGCTTTGAAGGATGCCGTGGATCACGTGAAAACAGAGTTGATGCCGGAAGTTGACTTTTCTCAGTTCGAAGCCAAAGCCGATGAGGTGGACGTAGTTGGTGAGTCGGACCTTAAGTGGGATTAA
- a CDS encoding precorrin-2 dehydrogenase/sirohydrochlorin ferrochelatase family protein, whose product MNNLFPIFLKLENLHTLIVGGGYVGLEKITAVLDNSPLANVSLVSPDIRQEIRDMAEANSRISLIERKFEDADLAAKDLVIVATNDKEENARIASVARSKNMLTNVADTPAICDFYLSSVVRKGNLKVAISTNGMSPTLAKRLKEVLGEALPDNLETAMEQLKAVRDMLKGDFASKVDELNRITSVLTEKKN is encoded by the coding sequence ATGAACAATCTGTTTCCGATCTTTCTCAAACTTGAAAACCTGCATACGCTTATTGTAGGTGGAGGATATGTAGGTCTAGAAAAAATCACCGCCGTGCTCGACAATTCTCCGTTGGCCAATGTGTCCCTCGTTTCTCCGGACATCCGCCAGGAAATACGGGATATGGCAGAGGCAAATTCCCGGATAAGTTTAATTGAACGCAAGTTTGAAGACGCAGATCTGGCCGCAAAAGACCTCGTGATCGTCGCGACCAATGATAAGGAAGAGAATGCCAGGATCGCAAGTGTGGCCCGATCGAAAAATATGCTGACCAATGTTGCCGACACACCAGCCATTTGCGATTTCTATTTGTCGTCAGTAGTCAGGAAAGGGAACCTTAAAGTCGCTATTTCAACCAACGGCATGTCGCCCACTCTGGCGAAGCGGCTCAAAGAAGTTTTGGGAGAAGCTTTACCGGATAATCTGGAAACGGCGATGGAGCAGCTGAAAGCCGTCCGCGATATGTTAAAGGGAGATTTTGCCTCAAAAGTGGACGAATTAAACCGCATCACTTCGGTTTTGACAGAAAAAAAGAATTGA
- the ychF gene encoding redox-regulated ATPase YchF: MSLQCGIVGLPNVGKSTLFNAISTGKAEAANYPFCTIEPNVGVVTVPDERLDILTKLVSPQKVIPTIIEFVDIAGLVKGASQGAGLGNKFLANIREVDAIVHVVRCFQDENVVHVEGRVDPVFDKEIIDIELQMKDLESVDKKIQKTEKGARAGDAKAKSELEWLKKYKATLEEGKNARSVVIDEETKEAVIGDLQLLTAKPVLYVANVDEGSMLTGNEYSEKLREAVKHEGADVIVLCAAIESQISEIEDPEEHEMFLGEYGLKESGLSKLIRASYSLLNLITYFTAGVKEVKAWTIVKGWKAPQAAGVIHSDFEKGFIRAEVIKIADYEQYKTEAGVKEVGKMAVEGKEYVVADGDIMHFRFNV, from the coding sequence ATGAGTCTTCAATGTGGGATCGTGGGATTGCCGAACGTAGGGAAATCCACTCTTTTTAATGCCATTTCAACCGGTAAAGCCGAAGCTGCCAATTATCCATTCTGTACAATCGAGCCCAACGTAGGCGTGGTAACCGTGCCCGACGAACGGCTGGATATTTTGACAAAACTGGTTAGTCCTCAGAAAGTTATACCGACAATTATAGAATTCGTTGACATTGCCGGGCTTGTGAAAGGCGCGAGCCAGGGAGCGGGTCTTGGAAATAAATTTCTTGCCAACATCCGGGAAGTTGACGCCATTGTGCATGTCGTAAGATGTTTTCAGGACGAAAATGTGGTGCACGTGGAAGGACGCGTAGATCCTGTTTTTGATAAAGAGATCATCGACATTGAATTACAGATGAAAGATCTCGAATCTGTTGACAAGAAAATCCAGAAAACAGAAAAGGGTGCGCGTGCCGGTGATGCGAAAGCAAAATCAGAACTGGAATGGTTGAAAAAATATAAAGCAACGCTAGAAGAAGGCAAAAATGCCCGCAGCGTGGTGATTGATGAAGAAACGAAGGAAGCAGTGATTGGCGATCTGCAATTGCTGACGGCAAAACCGGTTCTATATGTTGCTAACGTGGACGAAGGTTCGATGCTCACAGGCAATGAATATTCTGAAAAATTGCGTGAAGCAGTGAAACACGAAGGAGCGGACGTGATTGTACTTTGCGCTGCTATTGAGTCACAGATTTCTGAGATCGAAGATCCGGAAGAGCATGAAATGTTCCTTGGTGAATATGGACTGAAAGAGTCGGGTTTGAGCAAGCTGATCAGAGCATCGTATTCGCTGCTAAATCTGATCACATATTTCACAGCCGGCGTTAAAGAAGTAAAGGCCTGGACCATTGTGAAGGGCTGGAAAGCGCCACAAGCAGCAGGCGTGATTCACAGTGATTTTGAAAAAGGTTTTATCCGCGCGGAAGTGATAAAAATTGCTGATTATGAGCAATATAAAACAGAGGCTGGTGTGAAAGAAGTAGGTAAGATGGCTGTTGAAGGAAAAGAATATGTAGTTGCGGATGGAGACATTATGCACTTCCGTTTTAATGTATAA